In one Pseudomonas sp. MM211 genomic region, the following are encoded:
- a CDS encoding aspartate aminotransferase family protein, which yields MFNSGISESAVATFVAGERERFLQRNPKSVEWAKRARKSLFGGVPMHWMSDWSMPSSLFVSRAKGARFYDVDGHEYIDFCLGDTGSMFGHSPDPIARAIAEQGANGLTTMLPGEDAVIAGELLAERFGLPFWQVATTATDANRYVIRWARAITGRKVLLVFDGCYHGTVDDVMVRCKEGRTVHRGGLIGQARNLAKTSRAVPFNDVAGLEAALAQGDVAAILCEPAMTNIGMVLPEPGFMEKVRELSKQYGSLLIIDETHTISTGPGGCTRAWNLKPDFITLGKPIAGGVPCSVYGCSHEMAQAMRLAQQHASETSHGHGHSGMGTTLSANALAMRCMRVNLEEVMTPAAYDHMLPQAARLAAGLRQLIGKHGLNWSVTELGARCEFQFCATAPKTGAEAEAAFHDSLQMALHLYLINRGILITPFHNMTLCCPDTSTADVDKLLATLDAGLTELLAIPGARA from the coding sequence ATGTTCAACAGTGGAATCAGCGAGTCGGCAGTCGCAACCTTCGTGGCCGGTGAACGCGAGCGCTTTCTGCAGCGCAACCCGAAATCCGTCGAGTGGGCCAAGCGTGCCCGCAAGTCGCTGTTCGGTGGCGTACCGATGCACTGGATGAGTGACTGGTCGATGCCCAGCTCGCTGTTCGTCAGCCGAGCCAAGGGCGCGCGTTTCTATGATGTGGACGGCCACGAGTACATCGACTTCTGCCTGGGCGACACCGGCAGCATGTTTGGCCATTCACCTGACCCGATTGCCCGGGCCATCGCCGAGCAGGGCGCCAACGGCCTGACCACCATGCTGCCGGGCGAGGACGCGGTGATCGCCGGCGAGTTGCTCGCCGAGCGCTTTGGCCTGCCGTTCTGGCAGGTGGCGACCACCGCCACCGACGCCAACCGTTACGTGATCCGCTGGGCCCGTGCGATCACTGGGCGCAAGGTGCTGCTGGTGTTCGACGGCTGCTACCACGGCACCGTCGACGACGTGATGGTGCGCTGCAAGGAAGGCCGCACCGTGCACCGTGGCGGCCTGATCGGCCAGGCACGCAACCTGGCCAAGACCAGCCGCGCCGTGCCGTTCAATGATGTCGCCGGGCTGGAGGCAGCCCTCGCTCAAGGCGATGTCGCGGCGATTCTCTGCGAGCCAGCGATGACCAACATCGGCATGGTGCTGCCCGAGCCGGGCTTCATGGAAAAGGTTCGCGAGCTGAGCAAGCAGTACGGCAGCCTGCTGATCATCGACGAAACCCACACCATCTCCACCGGGCCTGGCGGCTGCACCCGCGCCTGGAACCTCAAGCCGGACTTCATCACCCTCGGCAAGCCCATCGCTGGCGGCGTGCCGTGCTCGGTGTACGGCTGCAGCCACGAGATGGCGCAGGCCATGCGCCTGGCCCAGCAACATGCCAGTGAAACCAGCCACGGCCATGGCCACAGCGGCATGGGTACCACGCTGTCAGCCAACGCGCTGGCCATGCGCTGCATGCGCGTGAATCTGGAAGAGGTGATGACGCCAGCGGCCTACGATCACATGCTCCCCCAGGCTGCACGCCTGGCCGCCGGCTTGCGCCAGTTGATCGGCAAGCACGGGCTGAACTGGTCGGTGACCGAGTTGGGGGCGCGCTGCGAATTCCAGTTCTGCGCCACGGCGCCAAAGACCGGTGCCGAAGCCGAAGCCGCTTTCCATGACAGCCTGCAGATGGCCTTGCACCTGTACCTGATCAACCGTGGCATCCTCATCACACCGTTCCACAACATGACCCTGTGCTGCCCGGATACCAGCACCGCCGACGTCGACAAGCTGCTCGCCACCCTCGATGCAGGGCTGACCGAGCTGCTGGCAATTCCCGGTGCCCGTGCGTGA
- a CDS encoding glutamine synthetase family protein, which yields MQFADIQEARDFLAAHPEVRSIELMLIDANGVPRGKLLHRDELLAIYEHGRPLPSSILALTIQGEDVETTGLVWEVADADCWTYPLPGSLTLQPWRSSPTGQVQVSMHPTQGLPATPADPRHALVRVIERLKADGFYPVMAVELEFYLLDKQRDATGRPQPALQSNGVRPQAPQVYGVYELEQLQPFLDDLYAACDVQGLPVRTAISEYAPGQVELTLEHRFDALQAIDEGIRYKRLVKGVANQHGLQACFMAKPFGDLAGSGLHLHVSLADEQGNNLYASEDPQGTPLLRHSIGGMMATLLDSLAIFCPNANSFRRFQANSYAPLAKSWGVNNRTVSFRVPGGPANSRHIEHRICGADANPYLAAAAILAGIHHGIREQIDPGATIVGNGYEQATEFLPTDWLTALCALEQSSWAREALGEAFLKVFLAIKQTEYRQFMAEVGEQDWRWYLHHA from the coding sequence ATGCAATTCGCCGATATCCAGGAAGCCCGCGACTTTCTCGCCGCCCACCCCGAAGTGCGCAGCATCGAGCTGATGCTGATCGATGCCAACGGCGTGCCGCGTGGCAAGCTGCTGCACCGTGATGAGCTGCTGGCGATCTATGAGCATGGCCGGCCGCTGCCCAGTTCGATTCTGGCCCTGACCATTCAGGGTGAAGACGTCGAAACCACTGGCCTGGTCTGGGAAGTGGCCGATGCCGACTGCTGGACATACCCGCTGCCCGGCAGCCTGACCCTGCAGCCCTGGCGCAGCTCGCCCACTGGGCAAGTGCAGGTGAGCATGCACCCGACCCAGGGCTTGCCCGCCACGCCGGCCGACCCTCGGCATGCCTTGGTGCGAGTGATCGAACGCCTCAAGGCCGACGGCTTTTACCCGGTGATGGCCGTGGAGCTGGAGTTCTACCTGCTGGACAAGCAGCGCGACGCCACGGGCCGCCCGCAACCGGCGCTGCAGAGCAATGGCGTGCGACCTCAGGCGCCGCAGGTGTATGGCGTGTACGAGCTGGAGCAGTTGCAGCCGTTCCTCGACGACCTGTATGCCGCCTGCGACGTGCAGGGCCTGCCGGTGCGCACGGCGATTTCCGAGTACGCGCCTGGCCAGGTCGAGTTGACCCTGGAGCACCGCTTCGATGCGCTGCAGGCCATCGACGAAGGCATTCGCTACAAGCGCTTGGTCAAAGGCGTCGCCAACCAGCACGGGCTGCAGGCCTGTTTCATGGCCAAGCCGTTCGGCGATCTGGCCGGCAGTGGCCTGCACCTGCACGTGAGCCTGGCCGATGAGCAGGGCAACAACCTCTACGCCAGCGAAGACCCACAAGGCACGCCGCTGCTGCGCCATTCCATCGGCGGCATGATGGCCACGCTGCTCGACTCGCTGGCGATCTTCTGCCCCAACGCCAACTCGTTCCGCCGCTTCCAGGCCAACAGCTACGCACCGCTGGCCAAGAGCTGGGGCGTGAACAACCGCACCGTGTCGTTCCGCGTGCCGGGTGGCCCGGCCAACAGCCGCCATATCGAGCACCGCATCTGTGGCGCTGACGCTAACCCTTATCTGGCGGCAGCGGCGATTCTCGCCGGCATCCACCACGGCATTCGCGAGCAGATCGACCCGGGCGCAACCATCGTCGGCAACGGTTACGAGCAGGCCACCGAGTTCCTGCCGACCGACTGGCTCACTGCGCTGTGTGCCCTGGAGCAATCGAGTTGGGCCAGAGAGGCGTTGGGTGAAGCGTTTCTCAAGGTGTTTCTGGCGATCAAGCAAACCGAGTACCGCCAGTTCATGGCCGAGGTCGGCGAGCAGGATTGGCGTTGGTATCTGCACCACGCTTGA